From Granulicella cerasi, a single genomic window includes:
- a CDS encoding TrbG/VirB9 family P-type conjugative transfer protein has product MKPLIPLFVAAGIMLPSLPLRALELNHPLQPSAPRTVSVSESQTPPIIRAGLLQCTLIVLPAEEKVANVFAGDTVDWVFDGGHVASRFVSVKPKVVNGSTDIHIVSDHGNEYTLQLQEVSNDADAHFDSKIRIDPGDKAAKDRLAQLPVFVPAADLDKAKQEAATAKAAQAAELKAEAAKAEQYRSQYPGSLHFDFTWDEKKGKELGLQQIWRDDKFTYLRGQFQETPALYEVKDKKPSLINFDFSNGLYIVPKQIDGGYLEIGKQKVDFHRSPEGRQ; this is encoded by the coding sequence GTGAAACCACTCATCCCTCTCTTTGTTGCCGCCGGAATCATGCTCCCATCGCTGCCGCTGCGGGCGCTTGAGCTGAACCATCCTCTCCAGCCGTCCGCTCCGCGCACTGTGTCCGTCTCGGAGTCCCAGACGCCGCCCATTATCCGGGCTGGCCTGCTCCAGTGCACACTGATCGTGCTGCCCGCCGAGGAGAAGGTTGCGAATGTCTTTGCAGGCGACACGGTGGACTGGGTATTCGACGGCGGGCATGTCGCATCGCGCTTCGTGAGCGTGAAGCCAAAGGTGGTGAACGGATCGACGGACATCCATATCGTCTCCGACCACGGCAACGAGTACACCCTTCAGCTTCAGGAAGTGTCGAACGACGCGGACGCGCACTTTGACTCGAAGATCCGCATCGACCCCGGCGATAAAGCTGCCAAGGATCGCCTCGCCCAGCTTCCCGTCTTCGTACCTGCTGCAGACCTCGATAAAGCAAAGCAGGAAGCTGCTACAGCCAAAGCGGCTCAGGCCGCCGAACTGAAGGCAGAAGCGGCGAAAGCAGAACAGTACCGCAGTCAGTATCCCGGCTCGCTCCACTTCGATTTCACCTGGGACGAGAAGAAAGGTAAGGAGCTTGGACTTCAGCAGATTTGGCGGGATGACAAGTTCACCTATCTGCGCGGCCAGTTTCAGGAGACGCCCGCTCTCTATGAGGTGAAGGACAAGAAGCCCTCGCTCATCAACTTCGATTTCTCGAATGGCCTGTACATCGTGCCGAAGCAGATCGACGGCGGTTATCTCGAAATTGGCAAGCAGAAGGTTGACTTTCACCGCTCACCTGAAGGGAGGCAGTAA